The following DNA comes from candidate division KSB1 bacterium.
GCTGATCGAACGCGATCTGACCTCCACGACGGCAACCGTAGGCTCCGAGGTTATCAGTCGTCTGCCGGTGGAAACTCTGCAGGATGTCGTCAACCTGCAGGCCGGTGTCGTCGACGGCCATTTTCGCGGCGGCCGACGCGGTGAAGTGGCCTATCTGATTGAAGGTATCCCACTTAATGACGCCTATTCGGGTGAAAATGCATTGCAGGTGGAAAACAGCGCTATTCAGGAGCTGCAGATCATCAGCGGTACCTTTAACGCCGAATACGGCCAAGCGATGTCGGGCATTGTCAACGTCGTTACCAAAGAGGGCGGCGAGGCTTACCACGGCACTCTAAGCGCGTATGTGGGCGATTACGTTAGCCCCAATAACTCGATCTTTGAAAACATGAACGTTTTCAATCCCACCTATAATTTAGACGCTTCAATAAGCGGACCGTTGCCCCGCTTCGGCAACAAGCTGACGTTTTTTGCCTCGGGCCGCTACTTTGATACCGAAGGACATATTTACGGGAAACGGGTTTTTCTACCTTCCGATTCTTCCAACTTTCCCAGTACCGATGTGCGCGACTGGTACATCGAATCGTGGGGTGCAGGCCATCGGTTTTCCTCTGATGAAGAATTCAACCGCCTTGCCGACAGCATCCGCACCCGTGCGTCCTATGTGCCGATGAACCCAAACCGTCGCTTGTCGGGTCAATTCAAACTGGTCTTTAGGCCGAATCCGTCACACAAACTGGTCTACGAAGGACTCTATCAGCAGCAGAACTATCGTGAATATGATCATGCCTTCCGCTATAATCCGGACGGCGATTATCGTCGTCGCCAAAAAAGCAGGCATAACAGCCTTAACTATACTTACGTTCTTAGCAACCGCACTTTCTTAACAGCCAAAGCGGCAGAGTTTATAACCGATTATCGCCAGTCGGTATATGATGATCCTTATGACCGGCGCTATGTCAATCCGCAGCTGCTCAGAGCGGCAAGCGGGTCGGCATTTGTCACGGGCGGTCAAAAAATGTGGCATTTTTACCGAACTACGACGACAACGCTCGGCCGCCTCGATTTGACGTCTCAAGTTACAAATGTTCATCAAATCAAAGCGGGAGCAGAGTTCAGGCGGCATCGATTATGGCTGCGTGCCTTTGAAATACGTCTCAACCGCGATACCAATTGGAAACCCTACATTCCGGAAGAGACCAAGAATGTTCAGAATAACGATGAATACCGATTTAATCCGACTGAATTTGCTGCTTATATTCAGGACAAAATAGAGCTCAGTTATATGGTTGTCAACGCCGGTGTTCGCTTTGACTATTTCGATTCGGACGGTCGCGTACCGGAAGAGTTTTTGCAGCCGAATCGAGCGAGCCTGCTGCCGGCCAAACCGACGTCCCAGATCAGTCCGCGTTTCGGCATCTCTTATCCCATTACCGATCGAGGCGCCATCCATATATCCTACGGTCACTTTTTTCAGATTCCCAATTTCGAGTATCTTTATGTAAACCCCGATTTCGAGCTTTATGCGACGAGTGATTACGGCAGCACCAATCCGCCGGAACGCCTGCCGAATACCATCGGCAATGCGGAGCTCAAGCCGCAGCGCACGACCATGTACGAGATCGGACTGCAGCAGCAGCTCGGTGCCGATATATCACTTGACTTGACCGCTTACTTTAAAGACATCCGCAACTTGACCGGTACGGAGATTCTATACAACATCAACGGCATACGCTACGCCCGATATATCAATCGCGATTACGGCAATGTAAAGGGGCTGACGGTTTCATTCGAAAAGCGCATGCGGCAAGGGCTGGCCGCGACGGTAGACTATACCTATCAGATCGCTAAAGGCAATGCCTCAGATCCGGCTTCTGCATTTTTGGATGTTCAGGCCGGGCGCGAGCCGCAGAAACAGCTTGTGCCGTTGAACTGGGACCGCACTCATAGTCTCAATGTTTCTGCAACCCTGGGCGATCCGAACAAACAGGCCCTCAGCCTTATTGCCAAATTGGGCAGCGGTCTGCCCTACACGCCCACGGAACAGAACGTCCGCACCGCAGTCGAAAACAGCGAGCGCAAGCCGTCCTTCTACAATGTCGATCTGCATGCTTTTCGGAATTTTCCGATCGGACGGCATGAGATGACGGTTTTTATACGGATTTTCAACTTGTTCGATCGAAAAAACGAAAATGAGGTTTACAGCGATACCGGCCGGGCCAATTATTCGATAAGCGCCGCCCGCTCCGGTACGATTTTCGGTCTCAATACGCTCGAAGAATACATACGTCGCCCTGATTTCTATTCGCCGCCGCGGCAGGTCATTTTCGGCGTTTCTTATCAATTCTAAGCGGAATGAACATATGAGCAGGAAGCAGATTCATCATCTTTTGACCGCCTTGCTGCTTTGCACTGTTTCGGCGCAAGGGCAGCGCAAACCGGATCCCAACGTCGGCAGTTTGGAACATACCCGCTGGGGCTTAATGGACGGCAACCTGGTGCGCACCGTCTTTGCCAATCATGGCGAGATTGCCAACTGGGACGAGAAAGCGTGGCCTTCGGGAGAATGGCCCAAGGGTTCCGGCCATACTTATGTGGACGGCGTGGCGCTGGTGGTGGCGGCGCCGATCGTCGATGCCGCCGGTCAATATCGACACTCGGTCGTCACACGGTACCGGGAAGACATGGACGTCTCCCCCGAAGGGATTCCGTGGGGATTTGCCCCTCTGCCGGGCTACTTTAACCCCGACCCCAAAGTCAACGTCAACAATTCGCCGGCCGTCAGCAACGATCCCAATACCTGGCCGACATTTTGGCCTGACAAAGATTCGGATTGGGCTGGCCAGTGGAACGGTTTTTTCGGTAAGGGGAAAACGAACGCCGACTTGGAGGCGTATGCCGTGTTCGACGACGATCCCGACGAGGAATTCCTGTTCTATCCCGATCCGACCGACTCGTCGCGGCGCGGTTTGGGGTTGGAGGTCGCCTTTCGACTCTTTCAGTGGAATCAGGTGTTGGCCCAGGACGTCATCTTTGCCATCTATTTCATTACCAATGAAGGCAAAACAAACTATGACAGCACCTACTTTGCCTTTCACATCGACTGGGGCATCGGCGGCCATGACGATTCGGCCGACGACTGCGGCAACTACGACTTGGATCTCGACATCGCATGGGCTTTCGACGGCAACGGTTACGGAAGCCCTTACAACTGGTCGCCGGTGGGCGTGGCCGGATTCGCTTTTCTCGAAAGCCCCGGCATCTTTGGCGACGGACAGGATAATGACGGTGACGGCCTAATCGACGAACGGCGCGACAATGGCCCGGGCGTTTGGCTTGACAGCTATCCTTACGGCATTGCCGATGTGGAAGCGTTCAAAAAATTTTATCCCAATACCCAACTGCGACCGCACTGGTCAGGTGATGAAAACATAAACTGGGATTCTTACCTCGATTTGAATGAAAACGGCGTCTGGGATTTTGGGGAACCGCTCCGCGATGACCTCGGCGAGGACGGGCTGGGGCCCAATGATCCCAATTATCCCGGCCCGGATGAGGGAGAAGGCGACGGCATCCCGACGCCCGGGGAACCGGATTTCGGTTTTACCGATAAGGATGAATCGGATCAGATCGGTTTGACCGGCTTTAACGTCTTTGTGCTGCACGAATACAAGATGGAAAACGACGAAGCCTACTGGAAAGGGCTCGTCTCGGCGCCGCCGCCGCGTGACAAGTTGGTTCAGAATACCAATCTCGGTATGTTCTTCAGCTCGGGTCCGTTTCGTTTGGAAGCGGGCGAAACCCAGTTCTATTCGATGGCGCTGCTGTTCGGGGAAGACCAAAAACAGCTGGCGCGCACTAAAAAGACGATTCAGCAGATCTATAACGCCAGCTACCGCTTTGCCAAGCCGCCGGAAAAGCCGAGGGTCACGGCCGTTGCCGGCGACCGTCGCGTGGTGCTCTATTGGGACGACAAAGCGGAAAGCTCCTGGGATCCGTTTCTGCAGGAATATGATTTTGAGGGCTATCGCATCTATCGAACCACAGACCCCGAGTTCCTTGAGGCGCAAATAATCACAAACGCTTACGGCAAAAAAATACTCAAGCAGCCCATTGCGCAGTTCGATTTGAAGAACGGCATTAAAGGGCTCCATCCGATAGATGTGGACGGCATCAAGTATTACCTGGGAGATGATACCGGCCTACGCCATTACTTTATCGACACAGATGTAAAGAATGGTCAAACTTATTACTACGCCGTAGTCTCCTACGACCGCGGGCACGTCGAAACAAGCGCAACGGGCGAGTTGGCCGGCATTCCGCCGAGCGAATCGCCGAGCATCATCAAGATGAGCGCCGCAGGAGTGATCGAGTTCATGGACATCAACACGGCGGTTGTTACACCTCAGGCGCCGGCAGCCGGTTATGATCCGCCGCACTTGGCTGACGGTGTGCACCTGGAAGGCCCGGCCACTGGGTCGATCACCGTCGAGCTTCTCGATCCTACGGCGCTGCGCGACGGCCATGAATATCAAATTCAATTCAAGGACACGACGCGATTCGGCCAGGAAGCCAATCCTTGGTACAGCCTGAAGAATCTCACCACGGGGGAGCTGCTCTTCGAGGATGAACGCCTCGAGGGCGGCAAAGCGCTCTCGCCGGTGGCGGAAGGGCTGGCCGTCAGCATCGTCAATGACACCAAGGTAAAAGTAGATGAGGCGGCCACCGGTTGGGTAGAACCGCGCAGCGACGTCTGGTTCCGCGTCGGCATCGACAGCAGTCTGCTCGGCCGCCATGTCGACTATCCTGCCGATTTTGAGATCCTATTTTTCGATCACTCGGCGGATACCTCCAAAGCGTTGCTGTTCGGACAAAAAGCAATTCCTGTTAATTTTATGATCAACAATGTTACTGAAAATCGCCGGATGGAATTTTTGGTTACCGATAAAGACCGTGACGGCAGTTTTACACCGGGGGATCACGTAACGATCCTCATTGGCAACAGGCTGGGAGAACCGCTGAGCGAGCCGCGCTCCAAATTTAAAACTTCTTGGGCCGTCTTTTGGGAGGCCGGGAGTCCGGCCGCTCCACGCCCCGGCGACGTTTTCCGCATTCATACAAGCAAACCTTTCCGCAACGGCGAGACGGCGCGCTTTACAGTACGAAGCGGGCGGATGGTCCCGGACATGGCCAAGAATCAATTGGATCGGATTACGGTCGTTCCGAATCCCTATCGTGCCGCCGCATCTTGGGAAAGCCGTAGTCCTTTTCAATTCGGTCGCGGCGAGCGAAAGATCTACTTTAACAACCTGCCGCAAAAATGTACGATTCGCATTTATACGGTGCGCGGCTATCTCGTGGATACCATCGAGCATGACGGCATCGCCGAGAACGGCTCCGAAGCCTGGGATCTGCTCAGCAAGGACGGTATGGAAATCGCCTACGGCGTCTATCTTTATCATGTGGATGCACCGGGGGTCGGAACCTATGTCGGCAAGTTTGCGGTGATCAAGTAAGGCAGGATGGAAGGATTATGGATAAAATCAAAAATCGAGTCGGTTTTGCAGCGGCACTTTGCCTGCTTTTTTGCGGAGCGGCAGCTGCCGCCGATGTTTCCAAGGTCGGCATTACGGCGGCGCCCTTTTTAGAAATCGGCGCGGGTGCCCGGCCGCTCGGCATGGGCGGTGCTTTTGTCGCCACTGCCGACGACGCCGGCGCGCTCTACTGGAATCCCGCCGGACTCACTGCTGTCCGCAACATAGAGCTGCTCTTTACCAACAGCAGCTGGCTCGCAAATATCAAATACAATTTTGCCGGAATCTGTTTTCCTGTTGCCGGAGTGGGCAGTTTGGGTGCTTTTATTACCACTCTGAATTACGGCGACATGGCGGTGCGTACCACGGATCAGCCTGAAGGGACCGGAGAAATTTTCAGCGCTTCGGACCTGGCTGTCGGTGTGAGCTATGCGCGAGCCCTGACCGACCGCTTTACCATCGGTTTCAATGCCAAGTACATTCATCAATCCATTTGGCATGAGCGGGCGCACGGGATAGCGGTAGATTTCGGCACTCTGTTTGTAACCGGACTTCACGGGCTGCGCATCGGCGCTTCCCTGCTCAATTTCGGTACCGATATGCGCATGGAAGGCAAAGATCTGCTGGTGTTCTATGACGTCGATCCCTACATCATCGGCAATAACGACCGTGTTCCGGCTAATCTGCAGACAGAACATTGGCCGTTGCCTTTGACTTTCCAATTCGGGCTGGCGATGGACGTTCTCGATGACGGCTTTCATCGGCTTACACTGGCCAGCGATGCGGTTCATCCTTACGACAATACCGAATCTGTCAACCTTGGAGCCGAGTATGCCTTCCGCAAAATGTTTTTCCTGCGCGCCGGCATGCGCGACCTTTTCCTGCGCGATGGAGAGGGAGGAGCATCCTTCGGCGCGGGATTCCACCTTCGCCTGCTCGGCAATATGAACCTGCGGATCGACTACGCGTATGCGAATTTCGGTCGGCTGGACAATGCTCAGCATCTTTCCTTGACCTTAAACCTTTAGCAACATGAATCGACATGATGAAAATGAAAAACCAGCCGTGGTTCTCACCCGCCTCACGATTATGTATGCAGTAAGCCGGACCGATTGGCGCTCATGGAGATTATTCGCTGGGATTGTTCTCCTGGGGCTGCTGAACGGATGCAAAACCGAAAAAAGCGACATGAGGCAATCTTTGGTCTATTGGCCGGCTGCCAATGTCCAGGAAATCGCACTGGCGAGGCAGGCGGCTGAAGAATGGAATCGTCTTCACCCCGAACTGCCCGTTAAAGTTCAACCGATACCGGAGAGCCAATCAACCGAAGAGGTGCTGCTCGCTGCTGTCGTGGGTAAGACTACTCCGGATATCTGTTCGAACATTTGGCCGGGAATCGTCGGGCAACTCGTGCGTGCCGGTGCCGTCATTCCGCTCGATCAGTTTGCCGATTTCGACTCAGTCATCACTGCTCGACTGCCGGAAGCCCAAATCGAGCCATATCGCTATCAGGACGGGCGGTTTTATCAAATGCCGTGGAAAACCAATCCAATTATGCTGGAATACAATGTGAGCATGCTGAAGGCGGCAGGATTCGATCGGCCGCCCGCCACTTACTCGGAGTTTTTTGCCGTGGCGGAGCAGATCACCCGCGACCTTGACGGCGATGGAGATAACGACCGCTGGATGATGGCCGTCGACATCAATGTAAAATGGTGGCTGCGGTATTTTGATTTCTATACATTTTACATCGCCGCTTCAAAGGGGGAAACGTTGATCCGCGATCGAAAGGTATGCTTCGAAAATCAAGCTGCCGTAGAGGTGTTTCGCTTCTTTCAGGAAGGCTTTCGCCGCGGTTATTTCCCCAAAGCTCACTTTCAGCAGGATCCGTTCCTGGCCGGATTGGTTGCCGTGCATGTAACCGGCCCTTGGAATATTGATCATTTGAATAGATATAAGCCGGAAGGTTTCGAATTCGATTATGCGCCGATTCCGGTTCCGGACGGACATGAGGGGCCGGTCATGACCTACGGCGACCCGAAGAACATTGCAATCTTTACGACATGCCGCAACCCGAAAGCGGCCTGGCAATTCGTCAAACTCTTGGTCAGCAAAAAACAGGATTTGATGCTTCTGCAGCTGGCCAGTCAAATCCCCATCCGCCGCGATATGTTTGAGGATGTCGATTTTGCCGCTTTTTTCGCGGCACATCCCAAGCTGGAACGGTTTGCCCTGCAGGCGCCGTTTACTCGCGGTGTAGATCCGGATCCCGAGCTGCGAGAAATTTTCGACGCCATCTCCCAAGAATTCGAAGCCTGCTGCATTTTGGGGCGACGCTCGCCCGAAGAAGCGGTTCGTCGTGCCGCAGAGCGGGCGCGGGAAATTCTGCAATAGAACCTGAATGGACAGGGTGGTGCGATGAGCTTGTTTTCTTCCCAACAACGCAGCGGCTATTTGCTCATGGCGCCTTATTGGCTCCATTTCCTCTTTTTTATGGCTTATCCGCTGACTTTTTCTTTGATTTTGGTTTTTCACAAATGGGACATCTACACGCCCATGCAATGGGTCGGGCTGGGTAATTTTGCCCGGCTTTTTCGTGACGAACTTTTTTTCCAGGCCATCTTGAATACACTTCTGTTCTTAGCCATCCATATTCCGCTGCAGATCGTCTTTGCTTTGTTCTTTGCCGTGCTTCTCAACCAGAATATTCGCGGCAGAGGCTTTTACCGCGCCGTATATTTTTTGCCGGTCATTGTCTCCGGTGTCGTCGTTTCGGTTTTGTTTCAGCAGCTCTTTTCGCAGGAAACCGGGGTCCTCAACACAATTCTCTTCAAACTGGGATTGCCGAAAATTCCCTGGCTCAGCAGTCCAGAATGGGCTATGCCGTCCATTGCCGTCATGGCTACCTGGAAGAACATCGGATTTTATATTGTCCTTTTCTTGGCCGGGCTGCAGACTATCCCGACATCGCTTTATGAATCGGCGCAGATCGACGGTGCCACTTCCTGGCAGCAGTTCCGTCGCATCACGCTGCCGATGCTCAACCCAACAATGCTGTTGGTCATCATTCTATCCACTATCGGCGGATTCAGTCTGTTTATAGAGCCCTACATTCTCACAGGCGGCGGTCCCATGAATCGAACCCTTTCGGCCATGCTTTACATCTATAAACAAGCGTTCTATTTCAATCGCATGGGTTATGCCGCTACGCTGGGCTTCTTTTTTGCGCTGATCATTTTCGGCGTTGTGCTGGTGCAGCGCAAGGTCGTCGAGCGGGAGGTTTGAAGATGAAAAAGCTGTGGATTTATCTTATGCTCTCTCTGGGCGCAATCGTTTTTCTCTATCCGTTTGTGTGGATGGCATTGGCTACGGTCAAGCCGGAGATGGAGATTCTGGCGTTCAACCCGATCCCTTCCCGCCTGACGATCGAGAGCTATCGTCAGGTAGTAACCAAAATTCCCATCTTTCGTGCCCTTTTGAACAGCCTCCTGGTCAGCACCTTGATCACCGCTTCGGTCCTTTGCTTCAGCTCTATGGGGGGGTATGCCCTGGCGCGGCTCAACTTTCGCGGCAAAACCGTCATGTTCGCCGTCATTCTGTTCACGATGATGATCCCGTTTCAGCTCACGCTCATTCCGATGTACATTCTTATGGTCAAGCTGCATTGGACGGATACTTATTTGTCGCTCATCGTACCGAGTATGATCAGCGGTTTCGGGATCCTGTTGTTCCGGCAGTTTTTCCTTACCCTGCCGCAAGAGCTGATTGACGCGGCACGCGTTGACGGATTATCGGAGCTGCAGATCCTNNNNNNNNNNGTTGTCCAAGCCGGTGATCATCACCGTCGGCATTATCAGTTTTATGAATAGCTGGAATGAAGCTCTTTGGCCGCTGATTGTTATCCGCAACCAATCTCTGATGACCATGCCGCAAATGGTGACGCTCTTTACCGTCGGCGGCTTAGCCGAGTCGCAATTAGGCGTCAAGCTGGCCGCCGCCATGATTCTCGCTCTGCCGATCGTGATTGCCTATGCTTTTTTCCAAAAATATTTTGTCGAAAGTATTGCCGGAACGGGCCTCAAAGGATAAAGAGCATGCGTGGGTTGCTTTTTCAACTTTTTCTTTTGTTATCCGCCTGTAGCCGCCAAGAGATCGCCGTCAATCTTGCGCATTTAAATAGCTTATGCAGCCCGATGCGATTGAATGGGAGGCTCTGCACCATCGTACACATTTATGCTGATGCACCCGACTATAGTCCTACAGATGCGGCCGAAGAGGGGATCGCTTGCGTCGACGATGTCGCCCGCGCCGCCGTTGTTTATATGAAAGCTGCGGAAAAGGGGCTGTCTGTCGATTTCGATCGCTTAAAGGGACTGCTGCGGTTCGTTCTGTTTATGCAGACCGAGGACGGCGAGTTTTACAATTTTATCGATCGGCAGGGTTTTGTCAATACAGACGGCCCTACCAGTCGCAAATCCTTCGCCTTTTGGGCAGCCCGGGGCTATTGGGCGCTCGGCGAAGGATATACCTTTTTTCGATTTCGTGATCGCGACTTTGCAGATTCTCTCAAAACCGCTTTTCTGCGCTGCAAAAAGCCGATCAGCAACTGCCTCCAATATTATGGAACTTTTTCATACATCGGCGGGCGCCGCTATCCTGCTTGGCTGCCCCAGCGTCATGCCGCAGACGCCGCCTCGGAACTGTTGCTCGGCTTGGCTGCATTTCTGCGGGTCGAAATGGATCCCCTTCTTGCCGAGCAGGCGCGGAAACTGGCGGAAGGGATTGTTCTTATGCAGATCGAAGAACTAAAGGAATTGCGCGGCGCCTACGAATCCTGGCCCGGCGTTTGGCACGCGTGGGGAAATGCGCAAGTACAGGCTTTGTCGGTTATGGCCGGTCTGCTCAAAGACGAGCAGCTGAAGGAGGCGGCTGTTTCCGGAGGCGATTTTCTCACTCGACTGGCCGTCGGGCATCCGGTTTCTGCCTATGAATTCGAAAACGACCGGTTCATCGTCTACCCCCAAATTGCCTACGACGTCAGAACCACGGCGCTCGGCCTCTTGGAGCTTTATCGGCTCACCGGCGATGAGCGCTATGCAATTCTTGCTGCGCTGTCGGCCTCTTGGCTGACCGGTTTCAATCTCGCCCGTGAAGCAATGTACGATCGTGCGACCGGCCGTGTCTACGACGGCATCGACCCTGAGGGCGTCAACCGGAACTCCGGCGCGGAATCGACGATCGAGGGGCTGCTGACGTTACTCGAAATCGGCGCCGAGCCGCGCGCCGCCGCTTGGTTGGGGGCAAAACCGGTCGCTCCGGTTTCATCACTGTTCCAAACTAATGAGGCAAACATCCGCCTGCAGACATCTGCAGGTCGAATCGAGATCAAAAAACGAAGCGCCGAATCAACATTAGAGATCTCATGGGAAAAATACGACTAACGCTTCTGCTCCTCATGCTTATTGTCTTCTGCAGCCGTCACGAACAAATTGATGTTCTGGTGCGTGTCGGGAACCGCATCGTCACCGTCGACGATCTGACGTTACGCGCCGAGTTCAGCCCTGAGCGCTTTCTCGCCGATCGTGAATTAACTCGAGAAGAACTGTTGGAAGCGCTCATCGATGAGAAGCGGCTGGCAATGGCCGCTGAAAAGCGCCGGCTGCACCGCGATTCGTATCTGCAGCAGCTGATCGAATTTGCCGAAGATTTGGCGATTATGCGCGAGCTGTTTCGCGTGCAGGTAGCCGATCGAGTTCGCCTTCAGGGCGAGCAGATCGAACAAGCGCTCAATTGGAGCCGTCAAGAACGCAGGATTTCTTACCTCGCGTTCTTAACCATCGAAGAGGCGGAAAAGTGCCGCTCTATTTGGGAAGGAAATTCGCTGAGCGAAACCCTGCGTCGACTGGGGCGCATCGATGCCGATACCTTGGCCTATCAGCGCGTTGTGAAATGGGGTGAGCGGGAAGGACCTTTGGAGACGGCCGTCTTTTCCCTCGAAAAAGGCCGAATTTCGCCGGTAGTGCAGGACGACGGTCGCTATTACCTGCTGCGGCTGGATGATGTCCGCTATAGCGTCGAGGCAGGCGAATATGCCGAGGCGAGACGTCGTACTGCAGTGGAGCATATTCTTCGGGTGCGCGAGCAAAGTCGACTCAGCCGTCTTTATGTCGCTGAATTTATGCAACGGCAGGCTGTACACTTCGACGAGGCTCTTGTTCGACGTATCATCGATGTGTTGACGCCGATTGCTTTGCAGGAATCGAAACCGACCTCGGTATTCCGCGAGGTCCCGCTCTCGGAATCAGCGTGGGAACGCGCTCGAAGAGAATTGCAGTCTATGCAAAGCAGAGAGCTTGTGCGTTTCAACGGCGGCCGGCTGACGGTCCAAGCGTTCCTGCAGAAATGGTCGGCTTATCGGTTTCCCATTGACCGATCATCGTCTCGTGCCGTCGCCCGCAGTCTCAATGATCAATTCAGCCTGGTGATACGTGACCACCTTTTAACGCGCGAAGGCAGGCGGCGTGGTCTGCAAAAGAGTTCGGCGGTTCGGCAAGACCTGGCGCGGTGGCGGGACCATTATCTGGCGGAAGCCTTGGCGGAGCAGATAGGCCTAAAGAGGCTCCCTGTCGTACTCGACTCGCTGCGGCAGGTCTGGCCCGTTCAGGTCGACAGCTCCCGCTTTTCGCATGTAGAGTTGACCGACATCCCGTTAATAGGATTGCGGCCTGGACAATACGCTTCGCGCGTTACACCGCCTTGGCCGTCTTTTTTTAAAGAAAAATGACAAGAGATGCTTAGTAGTTCTAAAAAGATTTCTGCTGTTGTTTTCGCCTCACTTCTGCTGCCCGGTTGCCGGCAAAATTGCAATCTCGACCTGGACGAGCATTTCAGCGGCAGATACGGCCAAGTCGAAGTCGGCGGCCCCTATGTCGGCATGGAGTTTCATCACAGCCGTCCCTTGCCGTCGCGAATCAGCTTTTACTATCCGGTTGCCAACAGCCTCGATCTCAGCACTGACTATTGGCGCCGCGATCTTTCGTTGCCGTTGCAGATCGAGATCAGCTGCAGCCGCCGGGTTGCACGGTTCGGCCTCGAGCCGGCAGAATATCGTTATAGCCCTCATTCGGTCACTTTTCAGGACACTCTTTTGGGGTGCCGCATTGAACTGAGTTATGAATTCGCCGATCTGCCGACGGCCGTCGTGACATTGTCAGCGGACCCTCTGTCCGCACAGATCGATTCCTTGGAGATCGCTTTTTTGCTCGATCCCACGCTGCGTACGTGTCACACCTACGCCGTAAAGTCGCCGACCGCCGTCCTCTCGGACGCCGACAGCAGACTGGCCTGTGCTTATTATGACGATGCGGAGACAGACTCCGCGGCCGTGTTCCTGCTTTCTCTCAATGGCTTTGATTTTCGGGAACCTTTTACCTCTTCGCTCCAAACCGTCGATTCGGCTATATTGAAAGCGCGCTTTCGAACTTGCGCTTCTGCGGGCAAGCCGGTGCGCTCCCGCTGGCTGATCGGATCGTGCCGGCGAAACGAGCTGCTGCAGATTCTTGAGCGAGTCGGCCAAGAGTGGGTGAAAGGTGTGAATCGTCTGGAACAAAAGATTCTCGACGAAATCAGGAGCGCCGACTTTGTCACACCTGATCCGGTCATAAACAAGACGATGCGTTGGTCAAAGGCGACCGTCGTTGCCCTG
Coding sequences within:
- a CDS encoding extracellular solute-binding protein; its protein translation is MRQSLVYWPAANVQEIALARQAAEEWNRLHPELPVKVQPIPESQSTEEVLLAAVVGKTTPDICSNIWPGIVGQLVRAGAVIPLDQFADFDSVITARLPEAQIEPYRYQDGRFYQMPWKTNPIMLEYNVSMLKAAGFDRPPATYSEFFAVAEQITRDLDGDGDNDRWMMAVDINVKWWLRYFDFYTFYIAASKGETLIRDRKVCFENQAAVEVFRFFQEGFRRGYFPKAHFQQDPFLAGLVAVHVTGPWNIDHLNRYKPEGFEFDYAPIPVPDGHEGPVMTYGDPKNIAIFTTCRNPKAAWQFVKLLVSKKQDLMLLQLASQIPIRRDMFEDVDFAAFFAAHPKLERFALQAPFTRGVDPDPELREIFDAISQEFEACCILGRRSPEEAVRRAAERAREILQ
- a CDS encoding PorV/PorQ family protein, with the protein product MDKIKNRVGFAAALCLLFCGAAAAADVSKVGITAAPFLEIGAGARPLGMGGAFVATADDAGALYWNPAGLTAVRNIELLFTNSSWLANIKYNFAGICFPVAGVGSLGAFITTLNYGDMAVRTTDQPEGTGEIFSASDLAVGVSYARALTDRFTIGFNAKYIHQSIWHERAHGIAVDFGTLFVTGLHGLRIGASLLNFGTDMRMEGKDLLVFYDVDPYIIGNNDRVPANLQTEHWPLPLTFQFGLAMDVLDDGFHRLTLASDAVHPYDNTESVNLGAEYAFRKMFFLRAGMRDLFLRDGEGGASFGAGFHLRLLGNMNLRIDYAYANFGRLDNAQHLSLTLNL
- a CDS encoding sugar ABC transporter permease gives rise to the protein MSLFSSQQRSGYLLMAPYWLHFLFFMAYPLTFSLILVFHKWDIYTPMQWVGLGNFARLFRDELFFQAILNTLLFLAIHIPLQIVFALFFAVLLNQNIRGRGFYRAVYFLPVIVSGVVVSVLFQQLFSQETGVLNTILFKLGLPKIPWLSSPEWAMPSIAVMATWKNIGFYIVLFLAGLQTIPTSLYESAQIDGATSWQQFRRITLPMLNPTMLLVIILSTIGGFSLFIEPYILTGGGPMNRTLSAMLYIYKQAFYFNRMGYAATLGFFFALIIFGVVLVQRKVVEREV
- a CDS encoding carbohydrate ABC transporter permease, which gives rise to LSKPVIITVGIISFMNSWNEALWPLIVIRNQSLMTMPQMVTLFTVGGLAESQLGVKLAAAMILALPIVIAYAFFQKYFVESIAGTGLKG
- a CDS encoding TonB-dependent receptor, translating into MKRIAFFLLILLAEPVFSGSTGKIVGKVTDADTGEPLPGVNVVIEGTTLGAATDLNGEFFILRVPPGTVTVSASMIGYQTLKIESVRASIDKTTELRFALKPIALDLGETVTIVAERPLIERDLTSTTATVGSEVISRLPVETLQDVVNLQAGVVDGHFRGGRRGEVAYLIEGIPLNDAYSGENALQVENSAIQELQIISGTFNAEYGQAMSGIVNVVTKEGGEAYHGTLSAYVGDYVSPNNSIFENMNVFNPTYNLDASISGPLPRFGNKLTFFASGRYFDTEGHIYGKRVFLPSDSSNFPSTDVRDWYIESWGAGHRFSSDEEFNRLADSIRTRASYVPMNPNRRLSGQFKLVFRPNPSHKLVYEGLYQQQNYREYDHAFRYNPDGDYRRRQKSRHNSLNYTYVLSNRTFLTAKAAEFITDYRQSVYDDPYDRRYVNPQLLRAASGSAFVTGGQKMWHFYRTTTTTLGRLDLTSQVTNVHQIKAGAEFRRHRLWLRAFEIRLNRDTNWKPYIPEETKNVQNNDEYRFNPTEFAAYIQDKIELSYMVVNAGVRFDYFDSDGRVPEEFLQPNRASLLPAKPTSQISPRFGISYPITDRGAIHISYGHFFQIPNFEYLYVNPDFELYATSDYGSTNPPERLPNTIGNAELKPQRTTMYEIGLQQQLGADISLDLTAYFKDIRNLTGTEILYNINGIRYARYINRDYGNVKGLTVSFEKRMRQGLAATVDYTYQIAKGNASDPASAFLDVQAGREPQKQLVPLNWDRTHSLNVSATLGDPNKQALSLIAKLGSGLPYTPTEQNVRTAVENSERKPSFYNVDLHAFRNFPIGRHEMTVFIRIFNLFDRKNENEVYSDTGRANYSISAARSGTIFGLNTLEEYIRRPDFYSPPRQVIFGVSYQF
- a CDS encoding carbohydrate ABC transporter permease — protein: MKKLWIYLMLSLGAIVFLYPFVWMALATVKPEMEILAFNPIPSRLTIESYRQVVTKIPIFRALLNSLLVSTLITASVLCFSSMGGYALARLNFRGKTVMFAVILFTMMIPFQLTLIPMYILMVKLHWTDTYLSLIVPSMISGFGILLFRQFFLTLPQELIDAARVDGLSELQIL